The proteins below come from a single Eucalyptus grandis isolate ANBG69807.140 chromosome 3, ASM1654582v1, whole genome shotgun sequence genomic window:
- the LOC104435919 gene encoding protein At-4/1 isoform X2 — protein MAAASGDGEAETLLSTFDQIYDDFERGAAEIQSLRLSCDAEVKRREALEIACDGLRRDNERLTKLYSSCMNNLADQLESRTKCQRLEEEIKRLIDEHQCKANEQIGSIELLQQDYTTKVEELEAQIRGFQTEKASHETTIYQLRHELTTHKIHIQALASRLEQLHFDLDLKYQLEIQDLKDCLLLEQEEKKDLIKKLHNLEKELLITRTKFAQEQRDSATNRQVETLKQKVMNLRRENEILKRKLPASEEG, from the exons ATGGCGGCGGCGTCCGGTGACGGCGAAGCGGAGACGCTCCTTTCGACCTTCGACCAAATCTATGAC GATTTTGAGAGAGGAGCGGCGGAGATCCAGTCGCTGAGGTTGAGCTGCGATGCGGAGGTTAAGAGGCGGGAAGCTCTTGAAATCGCTTGCGACGGCCTAAGACGAG ACAATGAGAGGCTGACAAAGCTGTACTCAAGTTGCATGAACAATCTGGCTGATCAG CTCGAAAGTCGCACTAAGTGCCAGAGATTGGAAGAGGAAATAAAGAGGCTGATTGATGAACACCAGTGTAAAGCAAAC GAGCAAATTGGATCCATAGAATTGCTGCAACAAGATTATACAACTAAGGTTGAGGAGTTAGAGGCCCAGATTAG AGGCTTTCAAACTGAGAAAGCATCGCATGAAACAACCATTTATCAACTCCGCCATGAGTTAACAACACATAAAATCCATATCCAAGCTCTAGCAAGCAGGTTAGAGCAGCTCCATTTTGACTTGGATTTGAAAT ATCAACTCGAGATTCAGGATTTGAAGGACTGTCTTCTACTTGAgcaggaggagaagaaagactTGATCAAGAAACTTCATAATCTGGAAAAGGAAT TGCTTATAACCAGAACAAAGTTTGCTCAAGAGCAACGGGATTCAGCTACAAATCGACAGGTGGAAACACTTAAGCAGAAGGTTATGAACTTAAGGAGGGAAAATGAAATTCTGAAGAGGAAGCTCCCTGCTTCAGAAGAGGGGTAG
- the LOC104435921 gene encoding proline-rich protein PRCC, whose amino-acid sequence MESLMVNYASSDEDEEDRRDEPQPHPPSRPPFSSLPPPKSSSSSSSASLFSSLPQPKQTLTSPTAGPDAKAVRSDEGSSRPPAPVASGSSSSSSRLFSSLPQPKQRPPSELPPAGANAGAKRIVQFRPPVLPSLANPSAIDDDEEEDDEGEKEKERKRRRESESAAQTSSVMSFLSSIPAPRNSSTLGALPTAGSGRRSVIETDTPAVGSTGLESSNGGNDQNVGNNSTYGTYDSGIDQNGGAYEYHEVYGSYEGGYNQNASGSDSSYYGGYVNYGNYGEYGNYANHSDYATAASTGVVQGMSDRGATVSGKRGRNEVPAEIVEVKQDELMKNRPRQDQAKLTGIAFGPSYQPASTKGKPTKLHKRKHQIGSLYFDMRQKEMELAERRAKGFLTKAQTQAKYGW is encoded by the exons atGGAATCGTTGATGGTGAACTACGCCTCGTCggacgaagacgaagaagacCGTCGCGACGAACCCCAACCTCACCCGCCCTCTCGCCcccccttctcttctcttcctcctccgaaatcatcgtcctcctcctcctccgcttctctcttctcctccctccCCCAACCCAAGCAAACCCTAACTTCTCCTACTGCTGGCCCCGACGCCAAAGCCGTTCGCTCCGATGAAGGAAGCTCGCGGCCTCCCGCTCCGGTCGCCTCcggatcctcctcctcctcctccaggcTCTTCTCTTCGCTCCCCCAGCCGAAGCAGCGACCGCCGTCGGAGCTTCCTCCGGCGGGCGCGAACGCCGGCGCGAAGCGGATCGTCCAGTTCAGGCCTCCCGTTCTCCCTTCGCTCGCGAACCCTAGCGCAATCGACGAtgacgaggaagaagatgacgagggtgagaaggagaaggagcgCAAGCGGAGGCGCGAATCTGAGTCCGCGGCTCAGACTTCCTCCGTCATGTCCTTCCTCTCGAGCATCCCTGCGCCGCGGAACTCGTCCACTTTGGGCGCCCTTCCTACCGCCGGTTCTGGCAGGAGATCGGTCATTGAGACCGATACCCCTGCTGTGGGTTCTACTGGCTTGGAATCGAGCAATGGCGGTAATGATCAAAACGTCGGTAATAATAGTACTTACGGGACTTACGATTCAGGGATTGATCAAAATGGGGGGGCTTATGAGTATCACGAGGTTTATGGAAGTTATGAAGGTGGCTATAATCAGAATGCTAGCGGGAGTGATTCCTCATACTACGGAGGATACGTGAACTATGGTAATTATGGGGAGTATGGAAATTATGCGAATCATTCAGATTATGCAACTGCGGCATCCACTGGGGTGGTGCAGGGGATGAGCGACAGGGGAGCGACAGTTTcagggaagagagggaggaatgAAGTTCCAGCGGAAATAGTGGAGGTGAAGCAGGACGAGTTGATGAAGAATCGACCTAGGCAGGACCAAGCGAAATTGACTGGGATTGCTTTTGGACCTTCTTATCAG CCTGCTTCAACAAAGGGGAAGCCTACCAAACTGCATAAGAGGAAGCATCAGATTGGTTCTCTGTACTTTGATATGAGGCAGAAGGAGATGGAGCTTGCAGAACGGCGTGCAAAAGGCTTTCTTACAAAGGCTCAAACGCAAGCAAAGTATGGATGGTAA
- the LOC104435922 gene encoding DNA ligase 4 isoform X2: MRIGNAAAAWKKLHGKEVVVECKFDGDRIQVHKNGSEIHFFSRNFLDHTEYGPGMLDIIINNIVVDRCILDGEMLVWDKSANRFAEFGSNQEIAKAARDGLDNDRQLCYVAFDILYAGDTSVIHQTLKERQELLRKVVKPLKGRLEILVPEDSLNSQRPRGEPCWTLIAHSMDDVERFFKETIENRDEGIVLKDLSSKWEPGDRSGKWLKLKPEYIHASTDLDVLIIGGYYGSGRRGGEVAQFLVGLAERPPANTYPRRFISFCRVGTGLSDEELEAVVTKLKPYFRKYEFPKQSPPSFYQVTNHSKERPDVWVESPEKSIILSITSDIRTISSEVFAAPYSLRFPRIDRVRLDKAWHECLDVQSFVELVHSSNGTTQGGMEYKGQLASGLKRKRSSDKGKGEKRNLTIVPSHFMRTDISGLKGETQIFSNLMFYFVNVPPNLSLDALHKMVVENGGTFSMNLNDSVTHCIAAESKGIKFQVAKQRKDIIHYSWLLDSCSQKKLLPLQPRYFLFLSEISKKKLQEEIDEFSDSYYWNLGLADIKQLLNNVERSEDPHRVNYYKKKFCPSEKWSRFHGCCIHFYSSMKALKPEWDLFLRLMQRRLELEVLWCGGEVSNYLGNATHVVVVSEPGTSVDIDVILRSLKAPEKRLLRKKRLHVVDFKWLEDCMERGEKLPEDPYYLKTTWTEESDTAWIEESDMGVCKHEASQENSVSTLPKEEERLSCFVEAVVDVKGKAASEDQTGGKRRGRPAIINRNRGKISSNQAARKRTRLAKKPAKTSGNESDGSSSAAETAHADTKNIKDNRIHETLKDEMAESPDNVEKEISEFLPGGRTEESGNADPREGMSSDGQKMEVGAKHDDQCIGKIEIRSDPVEAMLLDMIPSLGMRKVETSDQSVEREKTADQSVEREKPLVDPVEQPQKKKKVSYKDVASELLKDW, encoded by the exons ATGCATCCTCGATGGTGAGATGCTGGTTTGGGACAAGTCTGCGAATCGTTTTGCCGAGTTTGGCTCAAATCAGGAAATAG CAAAGGCAGCAAGGGATGGGCTTGACAATGATAGACAG TTGTGCT ATGTTGCATTTGACATCCTGTATGCTGGGGATACCAGTGTTATTCACCAAACTTTGAAGGAAAGACAGGAGCTTCTCCGAAAAGTTGTGAAGCCTTTGAAGGGTCGTTTGGAGATCTTGGTACCTGAGGATAGCCTCAACAGTCAGCGTCCAAGGG GGGAGCCTTGTTGGACTCTTATCGCGCATTCTATGGATGATGTCGAGAGGTTTTTCAAAGAAACAATTGAGAACAG AGATGAAGGAATTGTCTTGAAAGATCTCAGTTCCAAATGGGAGCCAGGTGATCGGAGTGGAAAGTGGTTAAAGCTGAAGCCAGAGTATATTCATGCTAGTACGGATTTGGATGTTCTTATCATAG GAGGATACTATGGATCTGGGCGTCGTGGAGGGGAG GTGGCTCAATTTTTGGTTGGTCTTGCTGAGCGTCCACCTGCAAACACATATCCTAGACG ATTCATTTCCTTTTGTAGAGTGGGTACCGGACTTTCTGATGAGGAACTCGAGGCTGTTGTCACCAAATTAAAGCCATACTTTAG GAAGTATGAATTCCCTAAGCAGTCACCACCAAGTTTTTATCAAGTGACAAACCATTCAAAGGAAAGGCCAGATGTCTGGGTCGAGAGCCCTGAGAA ATCCATTATACTTTCTATAACCAGTGACATCCGGACTATAAGTTCTGAG GTGTTTGCTGCTCCATACAGTCTAAGATTTCCACGAATCGACAGAGTTAGATTGGATAAGGCTTGGCATGAGTGTCTCGATGTCCAAT CTTTTGTGGAACTGGTTCATTCTAGCAATGGTACTACACAGGGGGGAATGGAGTACAAAGGCCAGCTGGCAAGTGGGCTAAAGCGTAAGAGGTCTTCTGAcaaaggaaagggagagaaaaggaaCTTGACCATTGTACCATCTCATTTCATGCGAACTGACATTTCTGGCCTTAAAGGGGAAACTCagatattttcaaatttgatgttCT ACTTTGTAAATGTTCCTCCGAACCTTTCTCTTGATGCGTTGCATAAAATGGTTGTTGAGAATGGTGGCACTTTCTCTATGAATCTGAATGATTCAGTTACCCACTGTATTGCAGCTGAAAGCaagg GGATCAAATTTCAGGTagcaaaacagagaaaagatATTATCCATTACTCATGGCTCCTTGATTCTTGTTCACAAAAAAAGCTTCTTCCTCTGCAGCCAAG GTACTTTCTCTTCCTATCTGAGATATCAAAAAAGAAGTTGCAAGAAGAAATCGATGAGTTTTCTGACTCTTACTATTGGAATCTTGGACTCGCAGATATCAAACAA CTTTTAAATAATGTGGAAAGATCAGAAGACCCTCACCGTGTCAATTATTACAAGAAAAAATTCTGCCCATCAGAGAAGTGGTCACGCTTTCACGGATGCTGCATTCACTTCTATTCTTCAATGAAGGCATT AAAACCGGAATGGGATCTCTTCTTGAGGCTAATGCAAAGGAGGTTGGAACTGGAAGTATTGTGGTGCGGTGGCGAAGTCAGCAATTATCTCGGAAATGCTACTCATGTGGTTGTAGTGTCAGAACCTGGAACTTCAGTTGATATTGATGTGATCTTGAGAAG CTTAAAGGCACCAGAGAAACGTCTTCTAAGAAAGAAGAGATTGCATGTAGTTGATTTCAAATGGTTGGAAGACTGCATGGAAAGAGGCGAGAAATTGCCTGAGGATCCGTATTACTTGAAAACTACTTGGACAGAAGAGTCAGACACTGCTTGGATAGAAGAGTCAGACATGGGAGTCTG CAAACATGAGGCTAGTCAAGAGAACTCAGTTTCCACCTTGCCCAAAGAGGAGGAACGGTTATCGTGTTTTGTGGAGGCGGTGGTAGATGTGAAAGGTAAAGCAGCTTCAGAAGACCAGACTGGTggcaaaagaagaggaagacctGCTATCATCAACAGAAATAGAGGTAAAATTAGTAGCAATCAAGCTGCGAGGAAGCGAACACGTCTGGCAAAGAAACCTGCAAAAACATCGGGAAATGAATCTGATGGAAGCAGTTCTGCTGCTGAAACAGCGCACGCAGATACGAAAAACATAAAAGACAATAGAATTCATGAAACTTTAAAGGATGAGATGGCTGAAAGTCCAGACAATGTGGAAAAGGAGATTTCAGAGTTTTTACCAGGAGGCAGGACAGAAGAGTCAGGGAATGCAGATCCACGGGAAGGAATGTCCAGCGATGGTCAGAAAATGGAAGTTGGGGCGAAGCATGATGACCAATGCATCGGGAAGATTGAGATTAGGAGTGACCCAGTTGAAGCTATGCTACTTGACATGATCCCGAGCCTTGGAATGAGAAAAGTGGAGACAAGCGATCAATCTGTCGAAAGGGAGAAGACAGCCGATCAGTCCGTCGAAAGGGAGAAGCCGCTGGTTGATCCAGTCGAGCAGCctcagaagaaaaagaaagtaagctATAAGGATGTTGCCAGTGAGCTTCTTAAGGATTGGTAG
- the LOC104435919 gene encoding protein At-4/1 isoform X1 has protein sequence MAAASGDGEAETLLSTFDQIYDVKDFERGAAEIQSLRLSCDAEVKRREALEIACDGLRRDNERLTKLYSSCMNNLADQLESRTKCQRLEEEIKRLIDEHQCKANEQIGSIELLQQDYTTKVEELEAQIRGFQTEKASHETTIYQLRHELTTHKIHIQALASRLEQLHFDLDLKYQLEIQDLKDCLLLEQEEKKDLIKKLHNLEKELLITRTKFAQEQRDSATNRQVETLKQKVMNLRRENEILKRKLPASEEG, from the exons ATGGCGGCGGCGTCCGGTGACGGCGAAGCGGAGACGCTCCTTTCGACCTTCGACCAAATCTATGACGTAAAG GATTTTGAGAGAGGAGCGGCGGAGATCCAGTCGCTGAGGTTGAGCTGCGATGCGGAGGTTAAGAGGCGGGAAGCTCTTGAAATCGCTTGCGACGGCCTAAGACGAG ACAATGAGAGGCTGACAAAGCTGTACTCAAGTTGCATGAACAATCTGGCTGATCAG CTCGAAAGTCGCACTAAGTGCCAGAGATTGGAAGAGGAAATAAAGAGGCTGATTGATGAACACCAGTGTAAAGCAAAC GAGCAAATTGGATCCATAGAATTGCTGCAACAAGATTATACAACTAAGGTTGAGGAGTTAGAGGCCCAGATTAG AGGCTTTCAAACTGAGAAAGCATCGCATGAAACAACCATTTATCAACTCCGCCATGAGTTAACAACACATAAAATCCATATCCAAGCTCTAGCAAGCAGGTTAGAGCAGCTCCATTTTGACTTGGATTTGAAAT ATCAACTCGAGATTCAGGATTTGAAGGACTGTCTTCTACTTGAgcaggaggagaagaaagactTGATCAAGAAACTTCATAATCTGGAAAAGGAAT TGCTTATAACCAGAACAAAGTTTGCTCAAGAGCAACGGGATTCAGCTACAAATCGACAGGTGGAAACACTTAAGCAGAAGGTTATGAACTTAAGGAGGGAAAATGAAATTCTGAAGAGGAAGCTCCCTGCTTCAGAAGAGGGGTAG
- the LOC104435920 gene encoding transcription factor bHLH35 isoform X2 produces MESIDEEFRNYWETLMFFQSEELLHNCVSEVISRFNGPSSPDAAALPVASKSIDLERNRRKKLNERLFALRALVPKISKMDKASIVKDAIDYIQDLREQEGKIRAEIAELESVILKKNPGFKFEGERSPPAHPKSKRKRAKLRHDISKSPDITPIEVLELRVMEAGEKSVVISLTCSNRGDAMVRLCQAFESLKLKIVAANITALPEELLKMVFIEKEEKQGKEHIQSKIQAAIAALNSHHAEPTDASMKQLMSRDI; encoded by the exons ATGGAGTCCATCGACGAGGAATTCCGTAATTACTGGGAAACTCTCATGTTCTTCCAATCTGAAGAGCTTCTTCACAA CTGCGTCAGCGAGGTGATTTCCAGATTCAATGGTCCGAGTTCGCCGGACGCGGCGGCGCTGCCGGTAGCATCTAAAAGCATTGACCTGGAAAGAAATAGGAGGAAGAAGCTCAATGAAAGGCTCTTCGCACTCAGAGCCCTTGTACCCAAGATAAGCAAG ATGGATAAGGCTTCGATAGTGAAAGATGCTATTGATTACATCCAAGACTTGCGTGAACAAGAAGGAAAGATCCGAGCCGAGATCGCAGAGCTCGAATCTGTAATTCTGAAGAAAAACCCAGGCTTTAAATTTGAGGGAGAACGATCACCACCGGCCCATCCGAAATCTAAGAGAAAGAGAGCAAAGCTGCGCCATGATATTTCCAAGAGTCCAGACATCACTCCAATCGAAGTTCTTGAG CTAAGAGTGATGGAAGCTGGAGAGAAGAGTGTGGTGATTAGCTTGACCTGTAGCAACAGAGGAGACGCGATGGTCAGGCTCTGTCAAGCGTTCGAGTCTCTGAAGCTCAAAATAGTCGCCGCTAACATCACCGCCCTCCCGGAGGAACTTTTGAAGATGGTGTTCATAGAG aaggaagagaagcagGGTAAGGAACACATTCAATCCAAAATACAAGCCGCCATCGCAGCTCTGAACAGTCACCATGCCGAGCCCACTGATGCAAGCATGAAGCAACTTATGAGCCGAGACATATAG
- the LOC104435920 gene encoding transcription factor bHLH35 isoform X1, whose protein sequence is MESIDEEFRNYWETLMFFQSEELLHNSCVSEVISRFNGPSSPDAAALPVASKSIDLERNRRKKLNERLFALRALVPKISKMDKASIVKDAIDYIQDLREQEGKIRAEIAELESVILKKNPGFKFEGERSPPAHPKSKRKRAKLRHDISKSPDITPIEVLELRVMEAGEKSVVISLTCSNRGDAMVRLCQAFESLKLKIVAANITALPEELLKMVFIEKEEKQGKEHIQSKIQAAIAALNSHHAEPTDASMKQLMSRDI, encoded by the exons ATGGAGTCCATCGACGAGGAATTCCGTAATTACTGGGAAACTCTCATGTTCTTCCAATCTGAAGAGCTTCTTCACAA CAGCTGCGTCAGCGAGGTGATTTCCAGATTCAATGGTCCGAGTTCGCCGGACGCGGCGGCGCTGCCGGTAGCATCTAAAAGCATTGACCTGGAAAGAAATAGGAGGAAGAAGCTCAATGAAAGGCTCTTCGCACTCAGAGCCCTTGTACCCAAGATAAGCAAG ATGGATAAGGCTTCGATAGTGAAAGATGCTATTGATTACATCCAAGACTTGCGTGAACAAGAAGGAAAGATCCGAGCCGAGATCGCAGAGCTCGAATCTGTAATTCTGAAGAAAAACCCAGGCTTTAAATTTGAGGGAGAACGATCACCACCGGCCCATCCGAAATCTAAGAGAAAGAGAGCAAAGCTGCGCCATGATATTTCCAAGAGTCCAGACATCACTCCAATCGAAGTTCTTGAG CTAAGAGTGATGGAAGCTGGAGAGAAGAGTGTGGTGATTAGCTTGACCTGTAGCAACAGAGGAGACGCGATGGTCAGGCTCTGTCAAGCGTTCGAGTCTCTGAAGCTCAAAATAGTCGCCGCTAACATCACCGCCCTCCCGGAGGAACTTTTGAAGATGGTGTTCATAGAG aaggaagagaagcagGGTAAGGAACACATTCAATCCAAAATACAAGCCGCCATCGCAGCTCTGAACAGTCACCATGCCGAGCCCACTGATGCAAGCATGAAGCAACTTATGAGCCGAGACATATAG